The following are encoded in a window of Cucurbita pepo subsp. pepo cultivar mu-cu-16 chromosome LG12, ASM280686v2, whole genome shotgun sequence genomic DNA:
- the LOC111806637 gene encoding classical arabinogalactan protein 25-like — MASFWYCAAVIMAFMASPLLALPSLPNPKLSSSFQELSPDIAPLLPSSGGSIPSASGSIPTIPSNPSPPNPDEFEAPGPDSSALSPFGLPGSFAAPKPLPPYSNSLLLLTALSLHAFYLHLH, encoded by the coding sequence ATGGCCTCCTTTTGGTATTGTGCAGCAGTCATTATGGCATTCATGGCCTCACCTTTGCTTGCTTTACCATCTCTACCCAATCCAAAACTCAGCTCCTCTTTTCAAGAACTCTCCCCTGATATTGCTCCATTATTGCCTTCTTCAGGCGGTAGCATTCCTTCTGCATCTGGTTCGATTCCCACCATTCCTTCCAACCCCAGCCCTCCAAATCCAGACGAGTTCGAGGCTCCTGGCCCTGATTCCTCTGCCCTTTCCCCATTTGGGCTACCAGGTTCCTTCGCAGCCCCTAAACCCCTGCCTCCCTATTCAaattcccttcttcttctcactGCCCTATCACTTCATGCCTTCTATCTGCACTTACATTGA
- the LOC111806567 gene encoding acyl carrier protein 1, chloroplastic-like: MFSIAGSSVSMPSISASFKHSQVSNGRISGLKLVSAPLGKAIFPLRRNFRQGSLQVCCAAKPETMDKVVKIVKKQLALDEDSVVNGESKFSELGADSLDTVEIVMGLEEAFKINVEEESAQTITTVQEAADMIETIISKDGPKPAA, from the exons ATGTTCTCCATCGCTGGATCTTCGGTTTCCATGCCGTCTATCTCCGCTTCTTTCAAGCACAGTCAG GTGTCTAACGGCAGGATCTCAGGTTTGAAATTAGTTTCGGCGCCTTTAGGCAAGGCCATTTTTCCCTTGCGAAGGAACTTCAGGCAGGGAAGCCTTCAGGTTTGCTGTGCG GCTAAACCAGAGACCATGGACAAGGTGGTTAAAATCGTCAAGAAACAGCTTGCTCTAGATGAGGATTCTGTGGTCAATggagaatcaaaattttctgaGCTCGGAGCTGATTCTCTCGATACG GTTGAGATAGTGATGGGACTGGAAGAGGCATTTAAGATCAACGTGGAAGAAGAGAGCGCCCAAACCATCACCACCGTCCAAGAGGCCGCCGATATGATCGAGACTAttatttcaaaggacggaccGAAGCCCGCAGCCTAA
- the LOC111806564 gene encoding tubby-like F-box protein 3 yields the protein MSLKRFFLDMRSRSRPVVQDSSAPEPRDDLEHSGWANMPSELLRDIFMRIEESEASWPLRKSVVACAGVCRSWRIISKEIVLTLEVSGRLTFPISLKQPGPRDHIVRCFIKRNSSNQTYHLFLNLTNALTEDGKFLLAAHKWKQSTYTDYDISLCAEDSSKGSDTIVGKLRSNFLGTKFTIFDKQPPRSEAKITESTKSPQSRSSRTVHLNEVSPNVPSGNYPVAHISYELNVLGSRGPRRMQCVMDAIPPSAVEPGGVAPTLAELSLRNIELIPSFPFWRLNSDTDSLMSKPLDSQEDGILMLRNKTPRWHERLQCWCLNFHGRVTIASVKNFQLVASREDEQPTDDHDTIILQFGKVGKGLFTMDYRYPISAFLAFAICLSSIDTKIACE from the exons ATGTCTCTCAAGAGGTTCTTTCTAGATATGAGGTCCCGTTCCCGCCCTGTGGTGCAGGACAGCTCCGCTCCGGAGCCGAGGGACGACCTGGAACACAGCGGTTGGGCCAATATGCCTTCGGAGCTTCTCAGGGATATTTTTATGAGAATCGAGGAGTCGGAGGCCTCATGGCCGCTGAGGAAAAGTGTCGTCGCTTGCGCCGGAGTTTGTCGGAGCTGGCGAATCATTTCTAAGGAGATCGTCCTAACGCTGGAGGTTTCCGGCAGGTTGACATTCCCAATCTCTCTCAAGCAG CCTGGTCCAAGGGATCATATTGTACGTTGTTTCATAAAGCGAAACAGCTCCAACCAGACCTATCATCTCTTCCTCAATTTGACAAATG CACTAACTGAGGATGGTAAATTTCTACTTGCTGCTCATAAATGGAAGCAATCGACCTACACGGATTACGATATCTCTTTGTGTGCTGAGGATTCGTCGAAGGGGAGCGACACCATTGTTGGGAAATTGAG ATCTAATTTCCTAGGAACCAAGTTCACAATCTTCGATAAGCAACCGCCACGTTCCGAAGCCAAGATCACGGAAAGCACGAAAAGCCCGCAAAGTCGCTCCTCAAGGACAGTGCATCTGAATGAAGTTTCACCCAATGTCCCTTCAGGAAACTACCCTGTTGCTCACATTTCATATGAACTAAATGTGTTGGGATCAAG GGGTCCGAGGAGAATGCAGTGTGTCATGGACGCCATTCCCCCCTCTGCGGTTGAACCTGGAGGAGTTGCTCCCACGCTGGCCGAGCTTTCTTTGAGGAATATCGAATTGATTCCATCATTCCCTTTTTGGAGGTTGAATTCAGATACGGATAGCTTGATGTCTAAACCTTTGGACAGTCAGGAAGATGGAATATTGATGCTGAGAAACAAAACTCCCCGGTGGCACGAGCGGCTTCAATGCTGGTGTTTAAACTTTCATGGAAGAGTTACAATTGCTTCTGtgaaaaattttcaactaGTCGCATCTAGGGAAGACGAACAACCTACAGACGATCATGACACGATCATCCTTCAGTTTGGAAAAGTGGGGAAGGGTTTATTCACAATGGATTATCGTTACCCGATCTCCGCTTTCCTGGCTTTCGCAATCTGCCTCAGCAGCATTGACACCAAGATTGCTTGTGAATGA
- the LOC111806562 gene encoding inactive beta-amylase 9-like → MEVSVIGKCQAKIAGADFVDREVGFFNSKVDSKILLSKICFMRSSRCERSRIRLSTKSVQMEPVQSQNVDVGRRSKSLEGVKLYVGLPLDAVSPCNAGNHSRAIAAGLKALKLLGVEGVELPVWWGIVENETMGKYEWSGYLALAEMVRNADLKLHVSFCFHASNQPRIPLPEWVSKIGESEPNVYFTDRCRQQYKDCLSLSVDNLPVLNGKTPIQVYREFCESFKSSFSKFFDCTISGISMSLGPDGELRYPSQRQLESHGVGEFQCYDENMLSILKQHAEASGNPLYGLGGPHDAPSYNETPNSNNFFKDLDGSWESHYGDFFLSWYSAELIAHGDRLLSLASSVFRNTKASIHGKVPLMHSWYKTRSHPSELTAGYYNTSNRDGYEAVAEMFARNSSKMILPGMDLSDQLHPQELLSSPESLIAQIKSASRKHGVILSGQNSSNSEAPRNFDRIKKNLEGESVELFTYQRMGAYFFSPEHFPSFAEFVRSVHQLELHSDDLPIDGEEEDTAETPCASPVSEAQMQAA, encoded by the exons ATGGAGGTTTCGGTGATTGGAAAATGTCAGGCGAAGATCGCAGGAGCCGATTTTGTTGACAGGGAGGTAGGGTTTTTCAATTCGAAAGTAGATAGTAAGATTCTTTTGTCGAAGATCTGTTTCATGAGAAGTTCGAGGTGCGAAAGGTCGAGAATCCGATTATCGACGAAATCCGTGCAGATGGAACCAGTTCAGTCTCAAAACGTCGATGTTGGAAGAAGATCCAAATCT CTTGAGGGGGTGAAATTGTATGTTGGATTGCCATTAGATGCAGTTTCTCCCTGCAATGCAGGTAACCATTCAAGGGCAATTGCAGCTGGCCTTAAGGCTTTGAAACTGCTTGGCGTAGAAGGTGTCGAGCTTCCGGTGTGGTGGGGAATTGTCGAGAACGAAACCATGGGGAAATATGAATGGTCCGGCTATCTCGCCCTTGCGGAGATGGTTCGAAATGCAGATCTCAAACTACATGTTTCATTCTGCTTCCATGCATCTAACCAACCAAGAATTCCTCTTCCTGAATGGGTCTCGAAGATCGGTGAATCCGAACCTAACGTTTACTTCACCGATCGTTGCAGGCAGCAATACAAAGATTGTCTATCACTCTCTGTTGATAACCTTCCTGTCCTGAATGGGAAGACTCCGATCCAAGTTTACCGTGAATTTTGTGAGAGCTTCAAGTCTTCATTCTCAAAATTCTTCGACTGTACAATCTCA GGTATCTCCATGAGTCTTGGACCCGATGGCGAGCTTCGATATCCTTCCCAGCGACAACTAGAGTCACATGGAGTCGGAGAATTTCAGTGCTATGATGAAAACATGCTTAGCATTCTTAAGCAACACGCCGAAGCAAGCGGGAATCCTTTATATGGACTTGGAGGTCCTCACGATGCTCCGAGTTATAACGAAACGCCAAACTCGAACAATTTCTTCAAAGATCTTGATGGTTCTTGGGAGTCTCACTATGGTGATTTCTTCCTTTCCTGGTATTCTGCCGAGCTAATTGCCCATGGCGATCGCCTTCTCTCTCTCGCCTCCTCCGTCTTTCGCAACACGAAAGCAAGCATTCATGGGAAGGTTCCATTGATGCATTCTTGGTACAAAACTAGATCACACCCCAGTGAATTAACAGCCGGCTACTACAATACTTCCAACAGAGATGGATACGAGGCTGTCGCCGAAATGTTTGCCAGGAACTCGAGCAAAATGATCTTACCTGGAATGGACCTATCAGATCAACTTCATCCTCAAGAATTGCTATCAAGCCCCGAGTCCTTAATAGCACAAATCAAGTCAGCTAGCAGAAAGCACGGCGTAATATTGTCGGGACAAAACTCATCCAATTCGGAAGCTCCGAGGAACTTCGATCGGATAAAGAAGAATTTGGAAGGGGAGAGTGTGGAATTGTTCACATACCAGAGAATGGGAGCTTACTTCTTCTCCCCAGAGCACTTCCCGTCGTTTGCTGAATTCGTTCGAAGTGTTCATCAACTCGAACTGCATTCAGATGATCTTCCCATCGacggggaagaagaagacaccGCCGAGACGCCATGTGCCAGTCCCGTGTCCGAAGCACAGATGCAAGCGGCTTAA